The region GACCAGGACGTGCTGAATCTGCTCTCGATCGTCAAGCGTGAAAACTTTGTCCCCGCCGTGTACCGCGATCTGGCTTTCGTCGACTTCGAAGTGCCGCTGCCGGCCAGCCAGCACATGCTGGCGCCGCGCGTCGAGGCGCGCGTGCTGCAGGAACTGGAGGTGAAGAAGCACGAAAGCGTGCTCGAAATCGGCGCCGGCTCGGGTTACATGGCGGCCCTGCTCGCGCATCGCGCGCAGCACGTGCTGACGGTCGATATCGAACCGGAACTGGCGGAACTGGCAAAGAACAACCTGACCGCCAACGGCGTGCTGAACGCCGAAGTCGCCACCGGCGACGCATCGCGCGGCTGGGCTGACGCGGCACCGTACGACGTGATCTGCGTGTCGGGCGGCCTGCCGGTGCTGCCGCAGGACATCCTCGAACAACTGAAGGTGGGCGGCCGTCTGGCGGCTTTCGTCGGCACCGCGCCTGTCATGAAAGCGCAGATCATCACGCGCATCGACGAAACGCAATACCGCATCGCCGACGTATTCGAAACTTACGTCGAGCCGCTGATCAATGCGGTGCAGCCGCCGCGCTTCAAGTTCTAAGTAACCTGCAACCTGAAGTGTCGCTGGTCCGCCGCAATCTGAACTGGATGTCTTGCTGATGCAAAATCTGTCCGCTCCCGCGCTCGCCGAATGGCTCGCCGATCAATCGCGTCCCGCGCCCGTGCTGCTCGACGTGCGCGAGCCGTGGGAAATCCAGACGGCGTCGATCGCCGGCGCCGTGTCGATCCCCATGCGTGAGATTCCCGCGCGCAGCGAAGAACTCGACGACGACGCGCAAATCGTCTGCGTCTGCCACCACGGCGCGCGCAGCGCCCAGGTCGCGATGTTCCTCGAGTCGCGCGGCCACACTAACGTCTTCAATCTGCAAGGCGGGATCGACGCGTGGTCGCGGCAAGTCGATCCGTCTGTTCCTATCTACTGACTTCTGACGCGGCGCTATTTGGTTGTTTGCCTACGGCGTTGCCTTTCCTTGCTTTCTTATTGGTTTATTAGCGTTCCCCCTGTGCGGGGGGCACCTACTTTTCTTTGCCGGCCGCAAAGAAAAGTAGGCAAAAGAAAGCGGCTCAAACCGCCAATTCTTAAGCGGGTCCCCTGGCTTGGAGGAGGCAGTGGAGCATCTGGAATCGGTGCTCTCGCACACTCCGCGCTTGTGACAAGGCAGTCATTCTTCCGGCGGCGCTGCGCGCGCCGCTGCGGTACTTCACAAAACCGCCGGCCAGTTTTGATGCCCGCGTTTCGCCTGGTACGGGCAATGTTTCTTTAAATAGATATCCCTGATGGCCTCGCTCGCCCCCGCCAGTTCGGATCGTCCTGCCTCGCTTGCGAACAATGCAGGATGCAAACACCCTTCCGCAGATGTCGCCCCCTAAGCCGTCTCCTTCAACACTTCGGCAACGGTCCTGAATATCTCCTCGATCTGCGCCTCCTCGATAATCAGCGGCGGCGAAAACGCCAGAATGTCACCGGTATAACGCGTCAATACGCCCTTCTCGTAGCAGCGCACAAAAACATCATAAGCACGCGCGCCGGGCGATCCGGCACGCGGCGCCAATTCCACCCCACCCACTAACCCAAGATTGCGCACATCGATCACGTGCCGTTCGCCACGCAGCTTGTGAATCGCTGTCTCGAAGATCGGCGCCATCCGCGCGGCCCGTTCGAACAACTGTTCCCGCTCATACAGATCAATCGTCGCGCAAGCCGCGGCCGCGGCAATCGGGTGTCCCGAATACGTATACCCATGAAACAGTTCGATACCGCCCGGCGCGCCATTCACGATCGAATCGTGAATCCTCGCGCTGGCGGCGACGGCGCCCATCGGCGCGGCGGCATTGTTGGTGCCCTTGGCCATCGTCAACATGTCCGGCGTCACGCCGAAATACTGCGCCGCGAATGGCGCACCTAAGCGCCCCCACCCGGTGATCACTTCGTCGAAGATCAGCAGGATGCCGTGCTTGTCGCAGATCTCGCGCAGCCGCTGCAAATAGCCTTGCGGCGGAATCAGCACGCCGGTCGAGCCGGCCACAGGTTCGACGATCACCGCGGCAATCGTCGACGCATCGTGCAGCGTGACGAGCCTCTCCAGTTCGTCGGCGAGATGCGCGCCCCACGCCGGCTGTCCTTTGGAGAACGCCGCCTCCTTGATGTTCAGCGTATGCGGCAAATGATCGACTGAGGGCAGCAGCGCGCCTGAAAACGCCTTGCGGTTCGGCGCAATGCCGCCCACCGAAATCCCGCCGAAGCCGACGCCGTGATAGCCGCGCTCGCGGCCGATGAAGCGTGTGCGCTGCCCTTCGCCACGCGAGAGATGGTAGGCCAGGGCGATTTTCAGCGCGGTATCGACAGCCTCCGAACCCGAGTTCGCGAAGAAGATGTGCTTCAGATCGCCCGGCGTATGCCGCGCGATTTTGGTGGCGGCCTCGAAAGCCTTCGGGTGCCCCATCTGAAAAGTCGGCGCGAAATCCATTTCGGCCGCCTGGGCCTGCACCGCCGCCACGATCTCGTCGCGGCAGTGCCCGGCGTTGACGCACCACAGGCCCGCGGTGCCGTCGAGAATGCGCCGGCCATCGTGCGACGTGTAGTACATGCCCTTCGCGCTTGCCAGCAGCCGCGGCGCGCTCTTGAACTGGCGGTTCGCGGTGAAGGGCATCCAGAACGCGGACATATCGGGTGGCTTGGCGGTGGCGCGCTCTTTCATGTCGGGTCTCCTCGCGTGGGTGGTCTTCCAGTGTAGGCAGAGCGCGACGCATGCACAAAGGGGCGGCGCACATGCACCGCGCTCGCCCGCTGGCGGATCGGCACGCTTCGTTGCAGCGCCACACGCACCGCAACGAGGCGAACAGGCCACGTGTGCACCACTTTCGCGCCGCATTACGCATAACACCGATGCCCGGCCACCGCGCCGCAGCACGCAAGACGCGGAGTTCTCGCCGGATGCATCGCTTGGCATGTGCCTTGCAGTACACAAGCGGCAAGTCAAGCGGGACAAGCCCTGCTGGCTGAAATCGACGCCCATAAACGTTCACCATCAATGGCAAGGGGATATACATGAAACGTCGCAGTCTGTTGAAGTTCGGCTCCATGTCGGGCGCACTGGCGCTCGCAGGTCAGGTTCCGTTTGCCAAGGCGCAATCCGGCAGCGGTCCGATCAAAGTAGGCGTTCTGCATTCCTTGTCGGGCACGATGGCGATCTCGGAGACCTCGCTCAAGGACACCGCGCTGATGACCATCGCGGACATCAACAAGAACGGCGGCGTCATGGGCCGCAAGCTGGAACCGGTGGTGGTCGACCCGGCGTCGAACTGGCCGCTGTTCGCGGAGAAGGCGCGCCAGCTGATCACCCAGGAAAAGTGCGCCGTCGTGTTCGGCTGCTGGACTTCGGTGTCGCGCAAATCGGTGCTGCCGGTATTCGAAGAACTCAATGGCCTCCTGTTCTACCCGGTGCAGTACGAAGGCGAAGAAATGTCGCGCAACGTGTTCTACACGGGCGCCGCGCCGAATCAGCAAGCGATTCCGGCAACCGAATACCTGATGAGCAAGGAAGGCGGCGGCGCCAAGCGTTTCTTCCTGCTCGGCACCGACTACGTGTATCCGCGCACGACCAACAAGATCCTGCGCGCCTTCCTGAAGTCGAAGGGCGTACAGGAAGCAGACATTCAGGAGGTCTACACGCCGTTCGGCCACAGCGACTATC is a window of Paraburkholderia sp. IMGN_8 DNA encoding:
- a CDS encoding protein-L-isoaspartate O-methyltransferase encodes the protein MNIEQARFNMIEQQIRPWEVLDQDVLNLLSIVKRENFVPAVYRDLAFVDFEVPLPASQHMLAPRVEARVLQELEVKKHESVLEIGAGSGYMAALLAHRAQHVLTVDIEPELAELAKNNLTANGVLNAEVATGDASRGWADAAPYDVICVSGGLPVLPQDILEQLKVGGRLAAFVGTAPVMKAQIITRIDETQYRIADVFETYVEPLINAVQPPRFKF
- a CDS encoding rhodanese-like domain-containing protein codes for the protein MQNLSAPALAEWLADQSRPAPVLLDVREPWEIQTASIAGAVSIPMREIPARSEELDDDAQIVCVCHHGARSAQVAMFLESRGHTNVFNLQGGIDAWSRQVDPSVPIY
- a CDS encoding aspartate aminotransferase family protein codes for the protein MKERATAKPPDMSAFWMPFTANRQFKSAPRLLASAKGMYYTSHDGRRILDGTAGLWCVNAGHCRDEIVAAVQAQAAEMDFAPTFQMGHPKAFEAATKIARHTPGDLKHIFFANSGSEAVDTALKIALAYHLSRGEGQRTRFIGRERGYHGVGFGGISVGGIAPNRKAFSGALLPSVDHLPHTLNIKEAAFSKGQPAWGAHLADELERLVTLHDASTIAAVIVEPVAGSTGVLIPPQGYLQRLREICDKHGILLIFDEVITGWGRLGAPFAAQYFGVTPDMLTMAKGTNNAAAPMGAVAASARIHDSIVNGAPGGIELFHGYTYSGHPIAAAAACATIDLYEREQLFERAARMAPIFETAIHKLRGERHVIDVRNLGLVGGVELAPRAGSPGARAYDVFVRCYEKGVLTRYTGDILAFSPPLIIEEAQIEEIFRTVAEVLKETA